In a single window of the Necator americanus strain Aroian chromosome X, whole genome shotgun sequence genome:
- a CDS encoding hypothetical protein (NECATOR_CHRX.G23516.T2), whose protein sequence is MISATKKESTVCESRDIYFPCACGALRYSCCGKSATLVCCFVLTCVDIFVDTTQSYMSAAYLDERHIAALEKLVAEADEVEDVGPLRVVPIYVKDTPCTPLEHPLEYTYVYSFFLRPPGKFDPVEYAKYVQQIAAVRSVEQFWSVYRHIKRPCDIGEKVDVHLFKKGIKPVWEDEANLRGGKWILRLKKGLSSRIWENLLLAMAGEQFLVGDEICGAVCSVRNQEDIVSLWNRTADNIGVINRIRDTLRRVLNLPINAVVEYKRHDECLNKQVDIVGIDANAKMRLEQQSDVLGKWYYPAERTSDNDTVPQDRGVPPQPKIDMASLKDEKCRADFRLLVSIHKVHPGRCKGNTCGSNARKKFACASAEARSTYNSVCVAHSTGDFNQEKRLRRQLSRQLQQDRHKMDAESEGVRESMRGQEPSESLCFIKATLLNRQAPSAPELEHVHRPTYAVNEEPQTESKVLMCIQKKMESLVEMDQQKDIGLVETRYHISALKEDRSTIDHVFIVKRDMKIWQRPTFLVLRADGVPGKFARLLDDMNQQTTAAVRTPTGWAVAGLFLFNLAIGDIMQRTVDRYPDDIILKSERHLIGPQYADDVVIFAESSTKLQHVINLVSKLAAVCGLCLRPDKCKQMWISSRPRTGIRVDGQPIRLVDEFCYPGCTLKNNGSYEKAIRQRYTDTSSAFNSLTKFL, encoded by the exons GCACAGTGTGCGAATCTCGGGACATTTATTTCCCATGCGCTTGTGGAGCGTTGCGATACAGCTGCTGTGGAAAAAGTGCAACCTTAGTTTGCTGCTTTGTTTTAACGTG cgTCGACATTTTCGTCGACACAACACAATCCTATATGAGCGCCGCTTACTTGGACGAACGACATATTGCCG CTCTCGAAAAACTTGTTGCTGAAGCGGACGAAGTCGAAGACGTTGGTCCTCTTCGAGTCGTTCCAATATATGTG AAGGATACACCTTGTACACCATTGGAACATCCATTGGAATATACTTACGTGTACTCCTTCTTCCTTCGACCTCCCGGAAAATTCGATCCTGTCGAGTATGCCAAGTATGTGCAACAAATTGCTGCCGTTCGCTCAGTGGAACAGTTCTGGAGTGTATACCGACATATTAAGCGTCCTTGTG ATATTGGAGAAAAAGTGGACGtccatttattcaaaaaaggcATCAAACCCGTGTGGGAAGACGAAGCAAACCTTAGAGGAGGAAAGTGGATTCTCCGACTTAAAAAA GGATTGTCTTCTCGTATATGGGAGAATCTCCTTCTTGCGATGGCTGGTGAACAATTTCTCGTAGGAGATGAAATTTGTGGGGCAGTGTGTTCGGTTCGTAACCAAGAGGACATAGTTTCGCTATGGAATAG AACCGCTGATAATATTGGTGTCATTAATCGTATTCGTGATACGTTACGCCGCGTTCTGAATCTTCCCATTAATGCAGTCGTGGAGTACAAACGCCATGATGAGTGTTTGAA TAAGCAGGTGgacattgtcggaatcgacgcaaatgcgaagatgagactcgaacagcaatccgatgtgctaggaaaatggtattatccagcggagcgcacgtcggacaacg atacggttccacaagaccGAGGAGTACctcctcaaccgaaaatcgacatggcaagtttgaaagacgaaaaatgTAGAGCAGATTTCCGCCTACTTGTGTCTATCCAT aaagtgcatccaggacgctgcaagggaaacacTTGCGGTTCAAATGCGCGAAAGAAGTTTGCCTGTGCATCTGCGGAGGcaagatccacgtacaattctgtatgtgtcgcccACAGCACTGGTgatttcaaccaggaaaagcgtcttagaaggcaGCTGAGTCGTCagctgcaacaagaccgccaTAAGATGGACGCCGAGAGCGAAGGAGTCCGAGAAAGCAtgagaggacaagaaccctcagaaagcctatgctttattaaagca accttgctgaaccggcaagcgccgtcagctcctgaacttgagcacgttcatagaccgacatatgcggttaacgaggaaccacaGACGGAGTCGAAGGTTCTGATGtgtatccaaaagaaaatggaaagtcTGGTGGAGATG GATCAACAAAAGGATATCGGACTCGTAGAGACGCGCTATCATATTTCCGCTCTAAAAGAAGATCGATCTACAATTGACCACGTGTTCATTGTTAAGAGAGATATgaaaatctggcagcg GccaactttcctggtactccgcGCCGacggagtaccaggaaagttcgctcgcttgcttgatgacatgaatcaacaaacaactgccgcagttcgaacaccaacCGGAT gggcagtggcaggactcttcctgttcaatttggCCATCGGCGACATTATGCAAAGAACAGTAGATCGATATCCTGACGATATTATCCTCAAATCAGAACGCCACTTGATCGGTCCTcagtacgctgacgatgttgttatattcgcagaaagcagtacgaaacttcaacatgttatcaatcttgtatcgaagctggctgcagtcTGTGGACTatgtctacgccctgataaatgcaaacagatgtggatctcttcgagacctcgaacgggaatcagggtggacggacaaccgataagACTCgttgatgagttctgttacccaGGCTGTActctgaagaacaacggcagttACGAGAAAGCTATTAGGCAAAGATACACTGATACTAGTTCTGCATTTAATTCCTTAACGAAATTCCTGTAG
- a CDS encoding hypothetical protein (NECATOR_CHRX.G23516.T1), which produces MSAAYLDERHIAALEKLVAEADEVEDVGPLRVVPIYVKDTPCTPLEHPLEYTYVYSFFLRPPGKFDPVEYAKYVQQIAAVRSVEQFWSVYRHIKRPCDIGEKVDVHLFKKGIKPVWEDEANLRGGKWILRLKKGLSSRIWENLLLAMAGEQFLVGDEICGAVCSVRNQEDIVSLWNRTADNIGVINRIRDTLRRVLNLPINAVVEYKRHDECLKPTFLVLRADGVPGKFARLLDDMNQQTTAAVRTPTGWAVAGLFLFNLAIGDIMQRTVDRYPDDIILKSERHLIGPQYADDVVIFAESSTKLQHVINLVSKLAAVCGLCLRPDKCKQMWISSRPRTGIRVDGQPIRLVDEFCYPGCTLKNNGSYEKAIRQRYTDTSSAFNSLTKFL; this is translated from the exons ATGAGCGCCGCTTACTTGGACGAACGACATATTGCCG CTCTCGAAAAACTTGTTGCTGAAGCGGACGAAGTCGAAGACGTTGGTCCTCTTCGAGTCGTTCCAATATATGTG AAGGATACACCTTGTACACCATTGGAACATCCATTGGAATATACTTACGTGTACTCCTTCTTCCTTCGACCTCCCGGAAAATTCGATCCTGTCGAGTATGCCAAGTATGTGCAACAAATTGCTGCCGTTCGCTCAGTGGAACAGTTCTGGAGTGTATACCGACATATTAAGCGTCCTTGTG ATATTGGAGAAAAAGTGGACGtccatttattcaaaaaaggcATCAAACCCGTGTGGGAAGACGAAGCAAACCTTAGAGGAGGAAAGTGGATTCTCCGACTTAAAAAA GGATTGTCTTCTCGTATATGGGAGAATCTCCTTCTTGCGATGGCTGGTGAACAATTTCTCGTAGGAGATGAAATTTGTGGGGCAGTGTGTTCGGTTCGTAACCAAGAGGACATAGTTTCGCTATGGAATAG AACCGCTGATAATATTGGTGTCATTAATCGTATTCGTGATACGTTACGCCGCGTTCTGAATCTTCCCATTAATGCAGTCGTGGAGTACAAACGCCATGATGAGTGTTTGAA GccaactttcctggtactccgcGCCGacggagtaccaggaaagttcgctcgcttgcttgatgacatgaatcaacaaacaactgccgcagttcgaacaccaacCGGAT gggcagtggcaggactcttcctgttcaatttggCCATCGGCGACATTATGCAAAGAACAGTAGATCGATATCCTGACGATATTATCCTCAAATCAGAACGCCACTTGATCGGTCCTcagtacgctgacgatgttgttatattcgcagaaagcagtacgaaacttcaacatgttatcaatcttgtatcgaagctggctgcagtcTGTGGACTatgtctacgccctgataaatgcaaacagatgtggatctcttcgagacctcgaacgggaatcagggtggacggacaaccgataagACTCgttgatgagttctgttacccaGGCTGTActctgaagaacaacggcagttACGAGAAAGCTATTAGGCAAAGATACACTGATACTAGTTCTGCATTTAATTCCTTAACGAAATTCCTGTAG
- a CDS encoding hypothetical protein (NECATOR_CHRX.G23519.T2) encodes MEKIIYDFYSDLFDSHVHLPPHHLREDGQVISEVLPSEIRHAIMSVRNRTVPGPDRIRPEHLKSLPPELINTLARLFTRYLSECKVPKQWKTSKTALLYKKGDPHDIGNYRPICLLSVIYKLFTRVILNRIANVLDEGQPCEQALFRKGFSTINHIHTASKLIEVSREYKIPLCLAFIDLKKAFDAVEMEAVVEALDNHGIPVQYIKVLRELYSSFTTGISPFYKNIIIDVKRGVRQSESTKDDVHAERMGLGFPIHAQRNEHPNAPAIISECTSVHLGRELNMMNDLTPELGRRRRAAWGTYKSIEDVVKKTRNTRLGAHLFNTTVLPALTYASETWAFRKQEENAVSVIERAIERVMLGVSRFTQVRDGIRSSLLRQRSKIRDAAAFAKESKIRWAGHVMRFNDNHWTRAVSDWVPRNTKRTTGRPPTRWSDFFTKSFKEKYDALRVQRERRNHWATLARDRDKWKNY; translated from the exons atggagaaaatcatctacgacttctactctgatctctttgacagccatgtccacttgcctcctcaccatctgagggaagacggacaagtcatttcagaggttctcccgtccgagatacgacatgctatcatgtcggtaagaaatcgtacggtacccggtcccgacagaataagaccagaacacctgaagagccttccgccagaactcatcaacaccctggcgaggctctttacacgttatctgtcggaatgcaaggttcctaaacagtggaagaccagcaagaccgcgttgttgtataaaaagggagatccacatgacatcggcaactatcgcccaatctgcttactgtccgtcatctacaagctctttacaagagtaatccttaataggattgcaaacgtcttggatgaaggacagccatgcgagcaagcactgtttcgaaaaggattcagcacgattaaccacattcacactgcttcgaaactcatcgaggtatcacgagagtacaagataccGCTCTGTCTCGCCTTCAttgacttaaagaaggccttcgacgcAGTTGAGatggaagcggtcgtggaagccttggacaaccatgGCATCCCTGtgcagtacataaaggtacttcgagagttgtacagcagcttcacgaccggaatttcgccattctacaagaacatcatcattgacgtgaagaggggggttcgACAGT ccgaatctacaaaagacgatgttcatgcggaacggatgggtctcggattccccattcacgctcaacggaacgaacatccGAATGCGCCAGCTatcatatccgaatgcaccagcgttcatctgggtcgggaactgaacatgatgaacgacctgacccctgagctgggcagaaggagacgagcggcttggggaacGTACAAAAGCattgaggatgtagtgaagaagaccagaaaCACCCGGCTcggtgctcacctcttcaacaccaccgtacttcctgctttgacctatgcttcggaaacctgggcatttcgcaagcaggaagaaaacgcggtgagcgtcattgaacgcgcaattgagagagtgatgctaggagtatcccgtttcacgcaagtgagggacgggattcgaagttctctcctacgtcaacgatcgaagattagagacgccgccgcgtttgccaaggaaagtaaaataaggtgggccggacacgtgatgcgctttaatgacaaccattggaccagagccgtgagcgactgggttccccgcaatactaagcgcactacaggaagaccgccgacccggtggtcagatttcttcacgaagtccttcaaagaaaaatatgatgctcttcgtgtccaacgcgaaaggaggaaccactgggctactctggcacgcgatcgggacaaatggaagaattactga
- a CDS encoding hypothetical protein (NECATOR_CHRX.G23517.T1), which translates to MAIPESRRRTAGVALRILFDSVENGSLGQCGATRSGLVFEVGVSACEASELALDSPNGSYAFAQFAVDVAGCCRCSNAAMSFLGDGSSKLFLRN; encoded by the coding sequence ATGGCTATACCCGAGTCTCGTCGCAGGACTGCGGGTGTTGCTCTCCGGATCCTCTTTGACAGCGTCGAGAATGGCAGTCTTGGACAGTGTGGGGCGACCCGATCGGGACTTGTGTTCGAAGTCGGTGTCTCCGCTTGCGAAGCGAGCGAACTAGCGCTTGACAGTCCTAATGGTAGTTATGCCTTCGCTCAATTTGCTGTTGATGTTGCGGGCTGCTGCCGTTGCTCTAATGCCGCCATGTCATTCCTAGGAGATGGTAGCTCGAAGTTGTTCTTGCGTAATTGA
- a CDS encoding hypothetical protein (NECATOR_CHRX.G23518.T1) — MMQAKKIKYDVIGLTETRRRHPLNAIYETGEELFLGTCDSRGVGGVGVFVNTSMAKNIDSFEQLTTRIGRLRMRRCGPTPALTIFVAYAPTSSYEEEEVKAFYMDLEKFHREDHAFYKVIIGDFNAKVGPRRTPEELHIGTHCLQWNDQGERLSKFIMRTKTIHGNSQFQKPSSLRWT; from the coding sequence atgatgcaagccaagaagatcaagtacgacgtcatcggactgaccgagacgagacgacgtcaccctctcaacgccatatatgaaactggagaagaactgttcttaggaacatgcgacagtagaggtgttggtggagttggcgtctttgtcaacacgagtatggcaaagaacatcgactcttttgaacaacttacgacccgaatcggacgtctgcggatgagaagatgtggcccaacaccagctttgactatcttcgtcgcttacgctccaacatcaagctacgaagaagaagaagtcaaagctttctatatggacctggagaagttccaccgagaagaccatgccttctacaaggtcataattggcgatttcaacgccaaggttggcccaagaagaacgccggaggaacttcacatcgggacccactgcctacaatggaatgaccagggggagaggctctccaaGTTCATCATGaggactaagaccatccatgggaactcgcaattccagaagccctcctctctacgctggacgtag
- a CDS encoding hypothetical protein (NECATOR_CHRX.G23519.T1) translates to MEKIIYDFYSDLFDSHVHLPPHHLREDGQVISEVLPSEIRHAIMSVRNRTVPGPDRIRPEHLKSLPPELINTLARLFTRYLSECKVPKQWKTSKTALLYKKGDPHDIGNYRPICLLSVIYKLFTRVILNRIANVLDEGQPCEQALFRKGFSTINHIHTASKLIEVSREYKIPLCLAFIDLKKAFDAVEMEAVVEALDNHGIPVQYIKVLRELYSSFTTGISPFYKNIIIDVKRGVRQCDTISSKIFTATLENVMRKLEWDYMGVKIDSFRFFSRIYKRRCSCGTDGSRIPHSRSTERTSECASYHIRMHQRSSGSGTEHDERPDP, encoded by the coding sequence atggagaaaatcatctacgacttctactctgatctctttgacagccatgtccacttgcctcctcaccatctgagggaagacggacaagtcatttcagaggttctcccgtccgagatacgacatgctatcatgtcggtaagaaatcgtacggtacccggtcccgacagaataagaccagaacacctgaagagccttccgccagaactcatcaacaccctggcgaggctctttacacgttatctgtcggaatgcaaggttcctaaacagtggaagaccagcaagaccgcgttgttgtataaaaagggagatccacatgacatcggcaactatcgcccaatctgcttactgtccgtcatctacaagctctttacaagagtaatccttaataggattgcaaacgtcttggatgaaggacagccatgcgagcaagcactgtttcgaaaaggattcagcacgattaaccacattcacactgcttcgaaactcatcgaggtatcacgagagtacaagataccGCTCTGTCTCGCCTTCAttgacttaaagaaggccttcgacgcAGTTGAGatggaagcggtcgtggaagccttggacaaccatgGCATCCCTGtgcagtacataaaggtacttcgagagttgtacagcagcttcacgaccggaatttcgccattctacaagaacatcatcattgacgtgaagaggggggttcgACAGTGTGATacaatttcttccaaaatattcacagccaccctcgagaacgtaatgcgaaagttggaatgggactacatgggagtgaagattgATTCGTTCCGGTTTTTCAGccgaatctacaaaagacgatgttcatgcggaacggatgggtctcggattccccattcacgctcaacggaacgaacatccGAATGCGCCAGCTatcatatccgaatgcaccagcgttcatctgggtcgggaactgaacatgatgaacgacctgacccctga